From Arthrobacter sp. FW306-2-2C-D06B, a single genomic window includes:
- a CDS encoding MFS transporter produces the protein MGNRPLTPPRNAADAPAPGHGNRPSNPLGWRFTAPLLLGSTLNPINSSMIATALVGIGADFRSSPGATAGLISVLYLCSAVAQPTMGKLSVLFGPRRVFLSGVAILLLAGVVGVVAPNLGVLLISRALIGVGTSACYPTAMALVRRRADESGIGVPGRVLGNFSIAAQVTAVVGLPLGGVLAGSFGWRALFAVNIPLALLAFTFTLLGVAKDAPVRKQGLGSLLTMLDLPGIALFAGAIISLLVFLSALATPAWWLAVLAAVLAGALLWRERHARSPLIDVRMLGRNGPLQRTYLRSILAALATYASMYGASQWMEQSMGLNPATVGLILIPLSLLSVVVARVVSGRAWVRWPLILAGVALTLSAGVMLLVNHGSGVALLIGMTLLLGLTNGFSSFANQAALYLQTTAAEIAVASGLLRTSMYLGAIGSSSLISIAFGPSATDAGFHTLAWILVAIGGSMVLLTAFDRSVPAVAAAH, from the coding sequence ATGGGCAACCGACCGCTGACTCCCCCGCGGAACGCGGCCGACGCCCCGGCTCCAGGCCATGGGAATCGGCCCTCGAACCCGCTGGGTTGGAGGTTCACGGCACCGCTGCTGCTTGGCTCCACCCTGAACCCGATCAACAGCTCGATGATCGCCACCGCGCTGGTGGGCATCGGGGCTGACTTTCGCTCGAGTCCTGGCGCCACCGCCGGACTTATATCCGTCCTGTACCTATGCAGCGCGGTGGCCCAGCCGACCATGGGCAAACTCTCTGTCCTCTTCGGACCCAGACGCGTCTTCCTCTCGGGCGTGGCCATCCTCCTGCTGGCCGGGGTCGTAGGCGTGGTGGCTCCAAACCTGGGCGTGCTGCTTATTTCGCGGGCACTCATCGGAGTCGGGACTTCGGCTTGCTACCCGACGGCGATGGCGCTGGTCCGCCGGCGTGCCGACGAGTCCGGCATCGGCGTCCCGGGCCGCGTCCTCGGCAACTTTTCGATCGCAGCCCAGGTGACCGCCGTCGTCGGCTTGCCTCTTGGTGGAGTGCTGGCCGGCTCGTTCGGCTGGAGGGCCCTGTTCGCCGTCAACATACCGCTGGCCCTGCTGGCGTTCACCTTCACCTTGCTTGGAGTCGCGAAAGACGCGCCGGTCCGTAAACAGGGCCTGGGCAGCCTCCTCACCATGCTGGACCTTCCGGGGATCGCACTCTTTGCTGGCGCGATCATCTCGCTGCTGGTGTTCCTTTCGGCGCTGGCGACGCCGGCCTGGTGGCTTGCCGTGCTGGCCGCGGTTCTCGCGGGGGCGCTATTGTGGCGGGAACGGCACGCACGCAGTCCACTGATCGACGTCCGGATGCTGGGCAGGAACGGGCCGCTGCAGCGAACCTACTTGCGTTCTATCCTGGCCGCCCTGGCCACATATGCGTCAATGTATGGCGCCAGCCAGTGGATGGAACAAAGCATGGGGCTGAACCCGGCGACGGTAGGTCTGATTCTGATTCCGCTAAGTCTGCTGAGCGTCGTCGTGGCGAGGGTCGTCTCCGGTCGGGCGTGGGTCCGCTGGCCCTTGATCCTTGCAGGCGTCGCTTTGACGCTCTCCGCAGGGGTGATGCTGCTGGTGAACCACGGCTCCGGCGTCGCACTGCTCATCGGAATGACCCTGCTGCTAGGCCTGACCAACGGTTTCAGCAGTTTCGCCAATCAGGCAGCGTTGTACCTGCAAACGACGGCCGCGGAGATCGCAGTCGCCTCGGGCTTGCTGCGGACGTCTATGTACTTGGGCGCCATCGGCTCCTCCAGCCTCATCAGTATCGCCTTTGGGCCGTCCGCCACCGACGCGGGTTTCCACACCCTGGCCTGGATTCTGGTCGCCATTGGAGGATCGATGGTGCTCCTGACAGCGTTTGACCGCAGCGTTCCGGCCGTCGCCGCGGCGCATTGA
- a CDS encoding cysteine hydrolase family protein encodes MTITTLDPQTALIIVDLQRGIAASPKAHPLEPIVRNSAALADAFRRHGLPVVLVNVAGGAPGRTDQGSTAGREFPADFAELLPELNQQPGDHLVTKKTWGAFTNTGLGALLEDLGVTQVVLTGVATSIGVESTARSAHEAGLNVTVALDAMTDLTMNAHENSVTTIFPRLGETGTTQEILDVLKATRS; translated from the coding sequence ATGACCATCACCACGTTGGACCCGCAGACCGCCCTGATCATTGTTGACCTTCAGCGGGGAATAGCTGCCTCCCCGAAAGCTCATCCGCTCGAGCCAATCGTGCGGAATTCCGCCGCCCTGGCGGATGCCTTCCGTAGACACGGACTGCCCGTGGTGCTGGTCAACGTCGCTGGCGGGGCGCCCGGCCGGACAGATCAAGGCAGCACCGCGGGAAGGGAGTTCCCCGCCGATTTCGCCGAACTTCTCCCTGAACTGAACCAGCAACCAGGCGATCACCTTGTCACGAAGAAGACGTGGGGCGCCTTCACCAACACCGGTCTTGGCGCACTCCTGGAAGACCTTGGCGTGACCCAAGTGGTGCTGACCGGCGTAGCCACCAGCATTGGCGTGGAATCCACCGCGCGGAGTGCCCACGAAGCCGGCCTTAACGTCACCGTCGCCCTCGACGCGATGACCGATCTGACGATGAACGCCCACGAAAACTCCGTCACGACGATTTTTCCCCGACTGGGAGAGACCGGAACGACCCAAGAAATCCTGGACGTGCTCAAAGCCACCCGGTCGTGA
- a CDS encoding MarR family winged helix-turn-helix transcriptional regulator — MNPHPDPGAAGMLEAAAELRVLIGQLTRRLREQSQVDNLTNAQKAVLIHLERDGQATLSELARAEGMRPQSMGATISALSGAGLVESSPDPADGRQRILSLTTEARERISASRAAKADWLYRTIQSRLTPDERERLPGAIHLLKRLLEP; from the coding sequence ATGAACCCCCACCCGGATCCAGGCGCGGCGGGCATGCTCGAAGCTGCCGCAGAGCTTCGTGTCCTCATTGGCCAGTTGACCCGGCGGCTCCGTGAGCAGTCCCAAGTCGACAATCTGACGAATGCGCAAAAGGCCGTGCTGATCCACCTGGAGCGTGACGGCCAGGCCACGCTGTCCGAGCTGGCCCGCGCCGAGGGCATGCGTCCCCAGTCCATGGGAGCCACCATTTCCGCCCTTTCCGGCGCAGGACTCGTTGAGAGCAGCCCTGATCCTGCCGACGGTCGTCAGAGGATCCTGTCCCTTACAACCGAAGCCCGGGAGCGCATCAGCGCCAGCCGGGCGGCCAAGGCCGATTGGCTGTACCGGACCATCCAGTCCAGACTCACGCCGGACGAACGGGAACGGTTGCCCGGCGCCATTCACCTACTCAAACGCCTTTTGGAGCCGTGA
- a CDS encoding PhzF family phenazine biosynthesis protein, giving the protein MEQTPDVLRYAAFTATPDGGNPAGVVLDATGLDATRMQFIAAEIGYAETVFVTGKTVDGDTRRNRVRYFSPIAEVPFCGHATIALAVALSGRDGAGTFVFDTAVGPVVIETAPHGAAVTASFTSVEPRVAEFPDGVLDSLLGLLGVGQGELHPGYPPMVAFAGNWHPILVFAERGTFDSFAFDPDAMRALMDAQGWAGTVTTLCEIGTGEFDSRNLFPVGTITEDPATGSAAAAFGAYLRLLSLVETPIRVMVHQGSHVGRASVLTVDIPPQGGIVVSGEAVEIADPS; this is encoded by the coding sequence ATGGAACAGACTCCGGATGTACTCCGTTATGCCGCCTTTACCGCCACTCCCGACGGAGGAAATCCGGCAGGGGTAGTCCTGGATGCAACCGGCCTCGACGCCACCAGGATGCAATTCATAGCGGCGGAGATCGGATACGCGGAAACGGTTTTTGTCACCGGGAAGACTGTTGACGGAGACACCCGCCGAAACCGTGTGCGGTACTTCTCCCCCATCGCCGAGGTGCCGTTTTGCGGCCATGCCACTATCGCATTGGCTGTTGCGCTGTCAGGTCGCGACGGTGCCGGAACCTTTGTGTTCGATACGGCGGTAGGTCCCGTTGTCATCGAGACTGCACCGCATGGCGCTGCCGTCACGGCAAGCTTCACGAGCGTGGAACCCCGGGTCGCTGAGTTCCCCGATGGTGTTCTGGATTCCCTGCTCGGATTGCTCGGCGTGGGCCAAGGCGAACTGCACCCCGGCTACCCTCCTATGGTTGCGTTTGCCGGAAACTGGCACCCCATTCTTGTTTTCGCCGAACGGGGCACCTTTGACTCCTTCGCTTTCGACCCGGATGCCATGCGTGCGCTGATGGATGCCCAGGGCTGGGCCGGCACCGTCACGACGCTCTGCGAGATCGGTACCGGCGAATTCGACTCGCGCAACCTTTTCCCCGTGGGAACCATCACTGAAGATCCGGCGACAGGTTCAGCGGCCGCGGCTTTCGGCGCATACCTCCGTTTGCTTTCGCTCGTGGAAACGCCAATCCGGGTGATGGTGCACCAAGGCAGCCACGTTGGCCGCGCGAGTGTGCTCACTGTCGACATTCCGCCGCAGGGCGGAATTGTCGTAAGCGGTGAAGCCGTGGAGATCGCCGATCCTTCGTAG
- a CDS encoding dihydrofolate reductase family protein, which yields MRLITTTNVSVDGVMQGLGGAEEDRRGGFERGGWAIPLLDTETGDYLSQVYSGAASFLFGRRTYEIFAPYWGVMIDPGTNPIAAALNSRPKYVASASLTDPQWAGTTVLQGDLATAIGELKAHHDGDLLVPGSGALVRWLLANNLVDQLDLLTYPVVVGQGTRLFPESGPDIALKLVTSRTTSRGITIQSYRPAGRPKYETSTVAPEDVF from the coding sequence ATGAGGTTGATAACCACCACCAACGTCTCAGTGGACGGCGTGATGCAGGGGTTGGGCGGAGCGGAGGAAGATCGCAGAGGAGGCTTTGAGCGCGGGGGATGGGCGATACCACTTCTCGACACCGAAACCGGGGACTATCTCAGCCAGGTCTACAGCGGTGCAGCTTCGTTCCTCTTCGGGCGGCGGACCTACGAGATCTTCGCACCCTACTGGGGCGTGATGATCGATCCGGGCACAAACCCGATCGCGGCCGCGCTGAACAGCCGGCCCAAGTACGTGGCGTCGGCCAGCCTCACCGACCCGCAATGGGCGGGTACGACCGTCCTGCAAGGCGACCTCGCCACGGCGATCGGCGAGCTGAAGGCACACCATGACGGCGACCTGCTGGTGCCGGGCAGCGGCGCTTTGGTCCGATGGCTACTCGCCAACAACCTTGTGGACCAGCTCGACCTGCTCACGTATCCCGTGGTCGTCGGCCAAGGCACGCGGTTGTTCCCCGAATCCGGTCCGGACATCGCGCTCAAGCTGGTCACCTCACGGACAACGTCCCGCGGCATCACCATCCAGAGCTATCGACCTGCCGGGCGTCCTAAGTACGAAACGTCCACGGTCGCCCCGGAGGATGTGTTCTGA
- a CDS encoding tyrosine-type recombinase/integrase, giving the protein MNDAVPGFVPRMLVAPDIGLFRADERVFMAMLDGWRAQMLARGLTTETIKQRCQLLERFQRFTGEFPWQWGPADIDDFLGDLRSGEKPISLKTLRSYSNAVAMFCSFLTHPGYGWGEFCERTFGDIPSQICFEWNMPRHTTEDAVPAKKRSFTKAELQRLFDHLDDLVDQEYAAGSKRWLPLFRDSVAFKVCYAYGLRRREMTMLDLEDFGPNPHLSDYGRFGAVQIRFAKGTAGSGPRRRTVLTVPEFDWVVDQLKTWTTGGMRQQFPTAERSSALWPSERGTRMSLGSFGDAFAAARDAVGLPQELGLHCLRHSYVTHLIEAGYDAAFVQTQVGHSYASTTGLYTSVSSDFKQKTVQQMIARRIANLEDPDA; this is encoded by the coding sequence GTGAATGATGCCGTTCCAGGTTTTGTCCCGCGGATGCTGGTGGCTCCGGACATCGGGCTGTTCCGGGCTGATGAACGGGTTTTCATGGCCATGCTTGATGGCTGGCGCGCGCAGATGCTTGCCCGCGGCCTCACGACAGAGACCATCAAGCAGCGCTGCCAGCTGCTGGAGCGTTTTCAGCGCTTCACAGGGGAATTTCCGTGGCAATGGGGTCCGGCGGACATCGATGATTTCCTGGGCGATCTGCGCTCGGGCGAAAAGCCAATCAGCCTGAAGACACTGCGCTCGTACAGTAACGCCGTGGCAATGTTCTGTTCATTCCTGACGCACCCTGGCTATGGCTGGGGCGAGTTCTGCGAACGGACCTTCGGCGATATACCTAGCCAGATCTGCTTCGAGTGGAACATGCCACGGCACACCACCGAGGATGCCGTCCCGGCGAAGAAACGCTCGTTCACCAAGGCGGAACTGCAGCGGCTTTTCGACCACCTCGATGACCTGGTCGACCAGGAATACGCCGCCGGCAGCAAGCGCTGGCTGCCCTTGTTCCGCGACTCGGTAGCATTCAAGGTCTGCTATGCCTACGGGCTTCGCCGGCGCGAAATGACCATGCTGGACCTGGAAGACTTCGGCCCGAACCCGCACCTGAGCGACTACGGACGGTTCGGAGCAGTCCAGATCCGGTTCGCCAAGGGCACGGCAGGCTCAGGACCCAGACGGCGCACCGTGTTGACCGTGCCGGAATTCGATTGGGTCGTGGACCAGCTCAAGACCTGGACAACCGGCGGCATGCGTCAACAGTTCCCGACAGCTGAACGGTCATCGGCCCTTTGGCCCAGCGAGCGTGGCACCCGGATGTCCTTGGGCTCCTTCGGGGACGCGTTCGCCGCCGCACGGGACGCCGTCGGCCTGCCCCAGGAGCTGGGACTCCATTGCCTCAGACACTCCTACGTGACCCACCTGATCGAAGCCGGCTACGATGCGGCCTTCGTGCAGACACAGGTTGGGCACTCCTACGCCTCAACCACCGGGCTCTACACCTCGGTATCGTCGGACTTCAAGCAGAAAACCGTGCAACAGATGATTGCACGCCGCATCGCGAACTTGGAGGACCCAGATGCCTGA
- a CDS encoding helix-turn-helix domain-containing protein has protein sequence MPEQRRIGYRWNLRALMAKQNLWKTTELMPLLKSRGINLSESQVYRLVTSTPERIPARTFAALCDILDCTPNDLFEPFVEMRAAATANAPKRSEDLGIQPGNPIARRVRLVTSEDGE, from the coding sequence ATGCCTGAACAGCGCCGGATCGGCTACCGCTGGAACCTGCGAGCCCTGATGGCAAAGCAAAACCTCTGGAAGACCACCGAACTGATGCCGCTCCTGAAATCCCGTGGCATCAACCTCTCCGAAAGCCAGGTCTACAGGCTGGTCACCTCCACACCGGAGCGCATTCCGGCCAGGACATTCGCCGCGCTCTGCGACATCCTGGACTGCACACCAAACGACTTATTCGAACCTTTCGTGGAAATGCGCGCCGCGGCGACAGCCAACGCCCCCAAGCGCAGCGAAGACCTCGGCATCCAACCAGGCAACCCCATCGCCCGACGGGTCCGGCTCGTCACTTCCGAAGACGGTGAGTAG
- a CDS encoding Fis family transcriptional regulator, producing the protein MDNLLTNPATGIMATELIPLAAALKTMKRANSGMTWIRQKHVTNFLRNLATAPKISHDTFDELPDSRTREYVRGLLIEHGVLPQRNAFLTRYDGWATQALERVSDPQNLDVIRRYIRWHHQRRMNLMEEVSRGTFLRAKQEVTVAIDLLNWLTGHDIKLPELQQSHLDVWQAEGPTTRRIAERFLKWAIKTKAAPAGLAIIPHRRGTSHRLPKPGQDQALQKVIHTNGLETRDRAAAILILVFGQQAENIARLTWDEVTVTDDLVTIQLGSIQIALPDPLAQPWRELAANPGHELTAAHPNTKWVFRGASPGRHINPGHLTTRLSKLFSTRAARLGTLHELTKLAPVAIIAETLGYSPTTIERHATDSAAAYAKYIAARRS; encoded by the coding sequence GTGGACAACCTACTAACCAACCCGGCCACGGGAATCATGGCCACCGAACTGATCCCGCTGGCGGCGGCACTGAAGACCATGAAACGGGCCAACAGCGGCATGACCTGGATCCGGCAAAAACACGTCACCAACTTCCTGCGAAACCTCGCCACTGCACCCAAAATCAGCCACGATACGTTCGATGAACTGCCCGACTCACGCACCCGCGAATACGTCCGGGGACTGCTCATCGAACACGGCGTGCTCCCCCAGCGAAATGCTTTCCTGACGCGCTACGACGGATGGGCCACCCAAGCCCTGGAACGCGTCAGCGACCCACAGAACCTTGACGTGATCCGCCGCTACATCCGCTGGCACCACCAGCGACGCATGAACCTCATGGAGGAAGTCTCCCGCGGCACCTTCCTCCGCGCAAAACAGGAAGTCACCGTCGCCATCGACCTCCTGAACTGGCTCACCGGCCACGACATCAAACTGCCCGAGCTGCAGCAGTCCCACCTGGACGTCTGGCAAGCCGAAGGACCCACGACGAGACGCATCGCTGAGCGCTTCCTCAAATGGGCCATCAAAACCAAGGCCGCCCCAGCGGGGCTCGCCATCATCCCGCACCGCCGCGGCACCAGCCACCGATTGCCCAAGCCCGGCCAGGACCAAGCACTCCAAAAAGTCATCCACACCAACGGACTGGAGACCCGTGACCGGGCCGCCGCGATCCTCATCCTCGTCTTCGGACAACAAGCCGAAAACATCGCACGGCTAACCTGGGACGAAGTCACCGTTACCGACGACCTAGTCACCATCCAGCTCGGCAGTATCCAGATCGCGTTGCCAGACCCTCTTGCGCAACCTTGGCGGGAGCTCGCCGCAAACCCGGGCCACGAACTGACCGCAGCACACCCCAACACCAAATGGGTGTTCCGCGGAGCATCACCCGGACGCCACATCAACCCAGGACACCTCACGACCCGCCTCAGCAAGCTCTTCAGCACCCGCGCCGCACGCCTGGGAACACTCCACGAACTCACCAAACTCGCCCCCGTCGCCATCATCGCCGAAACCCTCGGCTACTCCCCCACCACCATCGAACGCCACGCCACAGACTCAGCCGCCGCCTACGCCAAATACATCGCGGCACGGCGCTCATGA
- a CDS encoding DUF6228 family protein: MNEVTIGHQGTLIFRVENTRGSRNGQIENLTVTAHLPGLNATKDVWDFDGWSGLLSFFEELASNWRGWDGEKDFDSIEGDLTLTAKHDGHVRIAFELREYAGATPWAAKGELTLDPGEELTAAAQSLRDLLAGTKH, translated from the coding sequence ATGAATGAGGTGACTATTGGACATCAAGGCACACTCATTTTCCGCGTCGAGAACACCCGCGGCAGTCGAAACGGGCAAATCGAGAACCTGACAGTTACCGCACATCTGCCCGGTCTCAACGCCACAAAGGACGTCTGGGATTTCGACGGTTGGTCGGGGTTGCTGTCCTTCTTTGAGGAACTTGCAAGCAATTGGCGAGGCTGGGACGGGGAGAAAGACTTCGACTCCATAGAAGGCGACCTTACATTGACGGCGAAGCACGACGGCCACGTTCGCATAGCCTTTGAGCTCAGAGAATACGCCGGCGCAACTCCATGGGCGGCCAAAGGAGAACTCACCTTGGATCCAGGCGAAGAACTGACCGCCGCAGCGCAGTCACTTCGAGACCTGTTGGCCGGCACCAAGCACTAA
- a CDS encoding class F sortase, translating to MIKMRSYARARWNNVALTTVVTCSVAGATASVLAFTSPPAPPAAPQAPVLAPFKAAGPDTFTGPAPIHNLPPNTLSVPGVDLKVGLVDQGRDGAGYLVVPDASNAARYRGSAAVCAEKGSALLAGHVNFPDGSLAPMASLVRVTKGMPLYVSDNAGVTCRYKIIGLESLGKTSLPADIFATEGPHLLRVVTCDFASPFVTIAGHAQFANNTVATAIPWP from the coding sequence ATGATCAAAATGCGCAGCTATGCCCGCGCCCGGTGGAACAACGTCGCACTGACCACGGTCGTCACCTGTAGCGTGGCCGGAGCCACCGCAAGCGTCTTGGCCTTCACCTCACCGCCCGCTCCCCCGGCGGCACCGCAGGCACCTGTGCTGGCGCCGTTCAAAGCCGCAGGACCGGACACGTTCACCGGCCCGGCCCCGATCCACAACCTTCCGCCTAACACGCTTTCCGTCCCGGGCGTGGACCTCAAAGTAGGGCTCGTGGACCAAGGCCGTGACGGTGCCGGCTACCTGGTGGTCCCGGATGCCTCCAATGCTGCCCGCTACAGAGGGTCGGCGGCTGTGTGCGCCGAGAAGGGATCGGCCCTGCTGGCCGGGCACGTGAACTTCCCGGACGGGTCGCTCGCGCCGATGGCTTCCCTCGTCCGGGTGACCAAAGGCATGCCCCTCTACGTATCCGACAACGCCGGCGTTACCTGCAGATACAAGATCATCGGTTTGGAATCATTGGGAAAAACGTCCCTGCCGGCAGATATCTTCGCCACCGAGGGCCCACATTTACTTCGGGTCGTCACCTGTGATTTTGCCAGTCCCTTCGTGACGATTGCCGGGCATGCCCAGTTCGCCAACAACACCGTGGCCACCGCAATCCCCTGGCCATGA